The Glycine soja cultivar W05 chromosome 8, ASM419377v2, whole genome shotgun sequence genome has a window encoding:
- the LOC114420955 gene encoding patellin-3-like, whose protein sequence is MAEETPNQTTTPPPPQESVVQVEEVVVTDVPQPDKTTTTVPVERDSQPQPYEPEKKKPVEETVTLETHLSKPNNADHTNNIPEFIEESTKLSDLPENENKALQELKKLVQDALNNHHFSSKHDNKKPPQTTAADNKEEQQPQEVVTETKPDAAPAKTEEEHVETKKEEEKEEEEKEQVTETKEEEAAVDDDGAKTVEAIEETVVAVSSTVQPQAEEKASEPEATKEESSPPLPPEEASIWGIPLLADERSDVILLKFLRAREFKVKEAFTMLKNTIQWRKEFGMEELMEEKLGDELEKVVFMHGFDKEGHPVCYNIYEEFQNKELYKKTFSDEEKREKFLRWRIQFLEKSIRKLDFNPGGICTIVHVNDLKNSPGLAKWELRQATKHALQLLQDNYPEFVAKQVFINVPWWYLAVNRMISPFLTQRTKSKFVFAGPSKSTETLLRYIAPEQLPVKYGGLGKDGEFGNTDAVTEITVRPAAKHTVEFSVTENCLLSWELRVIGWEVSYGAEFVPSSEGSYTVIVQKARKVASSEEPVLCNSFKVGEPGKVVLTIDNTSSKKKKLLYRLKTKPSLSD, encoded by the exons ATGGCTGAGGAGACTCCAAACCAGACAACCACACCACCCCCTCCTCAAGAGTCAGTGGTGCAAGTGGAGGAAGTGGTGGTAACCGATGTTCCACAGCCCGACAAAACAACAACTACAGTTCCAGTTGAAAGAGATTCGCAACCTCAACCTTATGAGCCAGAGAAGAAGAAGCCCGTTGAGGAAACCGTCACTCTCGAGACTCACCTCTCCAAACCCAACAATGCTGACCACACCAACAACATCCCTGAATTCATTGAAGAAAGCACCAAACTTTCTGACCTCCCAGAAAACGAAAACAAGGCTCTCCAAGAGCTCAAGAAGCTCGTTCAAGACGCTCTCAACAATCACCACTTCTCTTCCAAACATGATAACAAGAAGCCACCACAAACAACTGCTGCTGACAACAAGGAAGAACAACAACCACAAGAAGTTGTAACTGAAACTAAACCTGATGCTGCCCCAGCAAAAACCGAAGAGGAGCATGTTGAAACAAAGAAGGAAGAGGaaaaggaggaagaagaaaaggagcAAGTGACAGAaacgaaggaagaagaagctgcgGTGGATGATGATGGAGCAAAAACTGTGGAGGCCATTGAAGAGACCGTTGTTGCTGTTTCTTCTACCGTTCAGCCTCAAGCTGAAGAGAAAGCTTCAGAACCAGAAGCCACCAAAGAAGAATCTTCACCGCCACTTCCACCTGAAGAGGCTTCCATTTGGGGGATACCGCTGCTTGCAGACGAGAGGAGCGATGTGATTCTGCTTAAGTTTCTGCGCGCGAGAGAGTTCAAGGTGAAGGAGGCATTCACCATGCTGAAGAACACGATCCAGTGGAGGAAGGAGTTTGGGATGGAGGAGCTGATGGAAGAGAAGCTCGGGGATGAGTTGGAGAAGGTGGTGTTCATGCACGGCTTTGACAAGGAGGGTCACCCTGTGTGTTACAACATATATGAGGAGTTCCAGAACAAGGAGTTGTACAAGAAGACTTTTTCTGATGAGGAGAAGAGGGAGAAGTTCCTGAGGTGGAGAATTCAGTTCCTGGAGAAGAGTATAAGGAAGCTTGATTTCAACCCTGGTGGCATATGCACCATTGTTCATGTTAATGACCTCAAGAACTCTCCTGGACTTGCCAAGTGGGAACTTAGACAAGCCACCAAACATGCCCTACAATTGCTTCAAGACAATTACCCTGAATTTGTTGCCAAACAG GTTTTTATTAATGTGCCTTGGTGGTACCTGGCAGTGAATAGGATGATAAGCCCTTTTCTTACTCAGAGGACTAAAAGCAAGTTTGTCTTTGCTGGGCCTTCCAAATCAACGGAAACCCTTTTGAG ATATATAGCTCCGGAGCAGCTTCCGGTGAAGTACGGTGGACTAGGCAAAGATGGGGAGTTCGGAAATACCGATGCTGTCACAGAAATCACAGTGAGGCCGGCAGCAAAACATACTGTGGAATTTTCAGTTACTGAG AACTGCTTACTCTCTTGGGAGCTCAGAGTAATAGGATGGGAAGTAAGTTATGGCGCAGAATTTGTGCCAAGCTCAGAAGGAAGCTACACAGTAATTGTCCAGAAGGCTAGGAAGGTTGCTTCATCAGAAGAACCAGTTCTTTGCAACAGTTTTAAGGTTGGTGAACCTGGGAAAGTTGTTCTCACTATTGACAACACAAGCTCTAAGAAGAAGAAGCTATTGTACCGCTTGAAGACCAAGCCTTCCCTCTCTGACTAA
- the LOC114422576 gene encoding defensin Ec-AMP-D1-like, with translation MERKTIGILFLVFLVLPSDVAVKRAEGRDCSSKSHGFKGLCFSDTNCAHVCRTEGFTGGDCGGFRRRCFCTRIC, from the exons ATGGAGAGGAAAACCATTGGGATTTTGTTCTTGGTCTTCCTTGTCTTACCTTCTG ATGTGGCGGTGAAGAGAGCAGAGGGTCGAGACTGCTCGTCAAAAAGCCACGGGTTCAAGGGTTTATGCTTTAGCGACACCAACTGTGCACATGTATGCAGAACCGAAGGTTTCACCGGTGGAGACTGCGGAGGCTTCCGTCGCCGCTGCTTTTGCACCAGGATTTGTTGA